One segment of Hippopotamus amphibius kiboko isolate mHipAmp2 chromosome 4, mHipAmp2.hap2, whole genome shotgun sequence DNA contains the following:
- the LOC130851607 gene encoding actin-related protein 2/3 complex subunit 5-like protein encodes MARNTLSSRFRRVDIDEFDENKLVDEQEEAAAAAAEPGPDPSEGDGLLRQGAMLRAFHAALRNSPVNTKNQAVKERAQGVVLKVLTNFKSSDIEQAVQSLDRNGIDLLMKYIYKGFEKPTENSSAVLLQWHEKALAVGGLGSIIRVLTARKTV; translated from the coding sequence ATGGCCCGGAACACGCTGTCCTCGCGCTTCCGTCGGGTGGACATCGACGAATTTGACGAGAACAAACTCGTGGACGAgcaggaggaggcggcggcggcggcggccgagccAGGCCCGGACCCTAGCGAGGGGGACGGGCTCCTGCGGCAAGGGGCCATGCTTCGGGCGTTTCATGCAGCCTTGCGGAACTCTCCGGTCAACACCAAGAATCAAGCTGTGAAGGAACGGGCCCAGGGCGTGGTGCTGAAAGTGCTTACAAATTTTAAGAGCAGCGACATTGAGCAGGCTGTGCAGTCGCTGGACAGAAATGGCATTGACTTGCTAATGAAGTACATTTATAAAGGGTTCGAGAAGCCCACAGAAAATAGCAGCGCAGTGTTACTTCAGTGGCATGAAAAGGCATTAGCAGTAGGAGGCCTAGGCTCCATTATAAGAGTTCTTACAGCAAGAaagactgtttaa